The Candidatus Zixiibacteriota bacterium genome includes a window with the following:
- a CDS encoding PKD domain-containing protein, with protein MKKCLILTGILFLFCFALSNSDDAKIFTGDRAAVLGDIPISYVPDEIVIQLKSDRKAAVSKRSADAVAFAAQTLNKIAADYRVEAVVEHFPGSKPEFINGHYSDLSVFYKVKIRSGNVDDVVAAFKADPNIETAEKIPIMPVYATPNDGFFAQQWHLNRANDHDVDAPEAWDVETGDATVVVAVMDTGVRYFHKDLGGSNASYSTPTGADGNMWINWAEKNGAAGVDDDGNGYVDDWVGYDWVTGTSSCWSGEDCSTPDNDPRDFNGHGTHCAGNVAAINNNGYATAASAGGWGNGTLQPTGNGVKVMALRIGWSAPYIIYEVGYVRMDFAASAFDYARIKGAKIASCSWGSSSLTAFNTAVTNFINAGGIIFVAAGNSNNQTADYLNARTDHNIVSVAALDSNGCKADFSSYGTWVDISAPGTGIMSSYHDHADPTNDYVAAMDGTSMATPVTASIGALLWSKNPSWTATQVVDTLKAYVDNIYGLTCNSSFASKLGTGRVNAYKVVTAGGTPCDVVANFSGAPTSGCAPLTVSFTDQSTGPVTSWSWNFGDGGTSTAPNPSHQYTAAGTYTVTLTVTSAVCNDVETKTNYITVSGVPTAQFVGSPTSGSAPLTVNFTDQSTGSPTSWSWNFGDGGTSTAQNPSHQYTAAGTYTVTLTATNACGSDQEIKTGYITVSTAPAWTVITFDNFETGMGSYTDGGADMSRYTGGTYAHQGVAAADIQDNSGVASSFYHTASYNVTGYNTLEVAFWFRAQSMESGEDFWVQYFDGSVWRTVATYRSGTDFVNAVFYNKVVTISRASYNFPTNAKIRFMCDASNDQDDVYIDEIEFRGSTGTVAVNYSDDPPVIAKDGPLPSEFELYQNYPNPFNPLTTIEMNLPVASHWNICIFNITGQRVAEFSGYDNAGRVSVVWDASRHASGIYLYKASAAGVSATRKMVLLK; from the coding sequence ATGAAAAAGTGCCTCATTCTCACAGGTATTCTTTTTCTATTCTGTTTTGCGTTGTCGAACTCTGATGACGCTAAAATCTTCACCGGCGACAGAGCCGCCGTACTGGGAGATATCCCTATCTCCTATGTTCCTGATGAAATCGTAATTCAGTTAAAATCCGACCGCAAGGCGGCGGTCAGCAAGCGCAGCGCTGATGCCGTTGCCTTTGCCGCTCAGACCTTAAATAAAATTGCCGCCGACTACCGGGTGGAAGCGGTCGTGGAGCATTTCCCCGGCTCCAAACCGGAGTTTATCAATGGTCATTACAGTGACCTTTCTGTCTTTTACAAAGTCAAAATCAGGTCGGGCAATGTGGATGACGTCGTCGCCGCTTTCAAAGCCGACCCTAATATCGAAACCGCCGAAAAGATTCCAATAATGCCGGTCTATGCCACCCCCAATGACGGTTTCTTTGCCCAGCAGTGGCATCTCAACCGCGCCAATGACCATGATGTCGATGCCCCGGAGGCGTGGGATGTTGAGACCGGCGATGCCACCGTTGTGGTGGCGGTGATGGATACCGGAGTGCGGTATTTCCATAAAGACCTGGGCGGCTCCAATGCCAGTTACAGCACCCCTACCGGCGCCGACGGCAACATGTGGATTAACTGGGCGGAAAAGAACGGCGCGGCCGGGGTCGATGATGACGGCAACGGGTATGTCGATGACTGGGTCGGCTATGACTGGGTCACCGGCACTTCCAGTTGCTGGTCGGGCGAAGACTGCTCTACCCCTGACAATGACCCGCGCGATTTTAACGGCCATGGCACTCATTGCGCCGGAAATGTCGCCGCCATCAATAATAACGGCTATGCCACCGCCGCCTCGGCCGGCGGATGGGGTAACGGCACCCTTCAGCCGACCGGAAATGGCGTCAAAGTGATGGCGCTTCGTATCGGCTGGTCGGCCCCCTATATCATTTATGAAGTCGGTTATGTCCGGATGGATTTCGCCGCTTCGGCATTCGATTATGCCCGTATCAAAGGGGCCAAAATAGCCTCCTGCAGCTGGGGGTCATCATCCCTGACCGCCTTCAATACTGCCGTAACCAATTTCATCAATGCCGGCGGTATCATTTTTGTCGCCGCCGGAAACAGCAACAACCAGACCGCCGACTATCTCAATGCCCGCACCGACCATAATATTGTCTCGGTTGCCGCCCTTGATTCCAACGGCTGCAAAGCGGACTTCTCCTCCTATGGCACCTGGGTCGATATCTCCGCCCCCGGAACCGGTATCATGTCGTCTTATCACGACCATGCTGACCCGACTAATGACTATGTCGCGGCGATGGACGGCACCTCGATGGCGACCCCGGTGACGGCCAGTATCGGCGCCCTGCTCTGGTCGAAGAACCCCTCCTGGACAGCGACACAGGTGGTCGATACTCTGAAAGCATATGTGGACAATATCTACGGTCTGACCTGCAACTCCAGTTTTGCCAGCAAACTGGGAACCGGAAGAGTCAATGCTTACAAAGTGGTAACCGCCGGCGGCACCCCCTGCGATGTCGTCGCCAATTTCAGCGGCGCGCCGACCTCGGGATGCGCCCCTCTGACGGTCAGTTTCACCGACCAGTCGACCGGACCGGTGACGTCATGGTCATGGAATTTCGGCGACGGCGGCACTTCGACCGCGCCGAACCCATCACATCAGTACACCGCGGCTGGAACCTATACCGTGACCTTGACGGTTACCTCGGCAGTCTGCAATGATGTTGAGACCAAGACCAACTATATCACGGTCAGCGGAGTCCCAACGGCGCAGTTTGTCGGCTCACCGACCTCCGGCTCGGCGCCGCTAACGGTGAATTTCACCGACCAGTCCACTGGAAGCCCCACTTCCTGGTCGTGGAATTTTGGCGACGGCGGCACCTCGACCGCGCAGAACCCGTCACACCAGTACACCGCCGCCGGCACCTATACGGTTACTCTGACAGCCACTAATGCCTGCGGCTCCGACCAGGAGATAAAGACCGGTTACATTACTGTGAGCACCGCTCCCGCCTGGACTGTCATTACCTTTGATAACTTCGAGACCGGAATGGGGAGTTATACCGATGGCGGCGCCGATATGAGTCGCTATACCGGTGGAACTTATGCCCATCAGGGAGTCGCCGCAGCGGACATTCAGGATAACAGCGGTGTGGCATCTTCATTCTACCACACTGCCAGTTACAATGTGACCGGTTACAATACGCTGGAGGTGGCTTTCTGGTTCCGGGCGCAGAGCATGGAATCGGGTGAAGATTTCTGGGTGCAGTATTTCGATGGCTCGGTCTGGAGAACGGTGGCGACTTATCGTTCCGGCACCGATTTTGTAAACGCCGTTTTCTATAATAAGGTGGTGACAATTTCGCGCGCCAGCTACAATTTCCCGACCAACGCCAAGATACGTTTCATGTGCGACGCCAGCAATGACCAGGATGATGTCTATATTGATGAAATCGAATTCCGCGGTTCGACCGGCACGGTGGCAGTCAATTACAGTGATGACCCGCCGGTTATTGCCAAAGATGGTCCTTTGCCCTCGGAGTTTGAATTGTATCAGAACTATCCGAACCCGTTCAATCCGCTGACGACGATTGAGATGAATCTGCCGGTGGCATCCCACTGGAATATCTGCATTTTCAATATTACCGGACAGCGGGTAGCGGAATTCAGCGGTTATGACAATGCGGGAAGAGTCTCGGTTGTATGGGACGCTTCCCGACACGCCTCGGGTATCTATCTATATAAGGCAAGCGCCGCCGGCGTGAGCGCTACCAGAAAGATGGTGCTGCTCAAATAG